In one Phycisphaerae bacterium genomic region, the following are encoded:
- the rpsO gene encoding 30S ribosomal protein S15 produces MAITAERKRQVVTEYRQHERDSGSPEVQVALLTERISELTEHLKTHKNDHSSRRGLLKLVSRRSGLLKYLTNRDRERYQKIINRLGLRK; encoded by the coding sequence ATGGCGATAACGGCTGAGCGCAAAAGGCAAGTGGTAACTGAGTATCGGCAGCACGAGAGGGACTCCGGGTCACCCGAGGTCCAAGTGGCGCTGCTTACCGAACGAATCTCGGAGCTGACCGAGCATCTGAAAACACACAAGAACGACCACTCCTCTCGACGCGGCCTGCTCAAGCTCGTGAGCCGGCGCTCGGGTCTGCTCAAGTACCTGACCAATCGAGATCGCGAACGTTACCAGAAGATCATCAACCGCTTGGGCCTGCGCAAGTAG